The following are encoded in a window of Primulina eburnea isolate SZY01 chromosome 4, ASM2296580v1, whole genome shotgun sequence genomic DNA:
- the LOC140830443 gene encoding uncharacterized protein isoform X1, with amino-acid sequence MFGISYGELFLIVGAAAALIGPKDLPIISRTMGRLAGRAIGYVQIARGQFESVMQQSQARQVHKELQDTMAQLEAIRYEIRSISFMNPGPLTTRLVDNIAKPKSVDTETSKPPNEVAAIAETTTTIAMPKDHSSTTSSPCDIHSQAMTYARLADSSSLGVKSMDEVLNELTDESGQFTVLPISAESAGLLPKPKGIERDNFKGSDLLLEAVLEEDVAHNAKEFLAQAQKQMKNE; translated from the exons ATGTTTGGGATTTCTTACGGTGAGCTTTTTCTCATTGTGGGAGCTGCGGCTGCTCTTATTG GGCCAAAGGATCTACCAATAATATCAAGAACAATGGGGAGATTAGCCGGGCGTGCGATTGGGTATGTTCAAATCGCACGTGGCCAGTTTGAAAGTGTTATGCAGCAATCTCAAGCTCGCCAG GTGCATAAAGAACTGCAAGATACAATGGCTCAATTAGAAGCTATACGCTATGAGATTCGCTCCATTTCTTTCATGAATCCTGGTCCATTGACAACAAGACTAGTCGACAACATTGCAAAGCCTAAATCCG TTGACACAGAAACTTCGAAACCTCCTAATGAGGTTGCAGCGATAGCTGAGACCACAACAACCATTGCCATGCCCAAG GATCATAGTTCAACTACCTCATCTCCATGTGACATTCATAGCCAAGCAATGACTTATGCAAGATTGGCCGACTCTTCGTCCTTGGGTGTTAAATCTATGGATGAAGTTCTGAATGAGTTAACTGATGAGTCTGGGCAGTTCACTGTGCTTCCCATATCAGCTGAAAGTGCTGGATTGTTGCCAAAGCCGAAAG GCATAGAGCGTGACAACTTCAAGGGATCTGACCTATTGTTGGAGGCTGTACTTGAGGAGGATGTAGCACACAATGCCAAGGAGTTTCTTGCACAGGCTCAAAAGCAGATGAAAAATGAATGA
- the LOC140830443 gene encoding uncharacterized protein isoform X2: MFGISYGELFLIVGAAAALIGPKDLPIISRTMGRLAGRAIGYVQIARGQFESVMQQSQARQVHKELQDTMAQLEAIRYEIRSISFMNPGPLTTRLVDNIAKPKSVDTETSKPPNEVAAIAETTTTIAMPKDHSSTTSSPCDIHSQAMTYARLADSSSLGVKSMDEVLNELTDESGQFTVLPISAESAGLLPKPKERDNFKGSDLLLEAVLEEDVAHNAKEFLAQAQKQMKNE, encoded by the exons ATGTTTGGGATTTCTTACGGTGAGCTTTTTCTCATTGTGGGAGCTGCGGCTGCTCTTATTG GGCCAAAGGATCTACCAATAATATCAAGAACAATGGGGAGATTAGCCGGGCGTGCGATTGGGTATGTTCAAATCGCACGTGGCCAGTTTGAAAGTGTTATGCAGCAATCTCAAGCTCGCCAG GTGCATAAAGAACTGCAAGATACAATGGCTCAATTAGAAGCTATACGCTATGAGATTCGCTCCATTTCTTTCATGAATCCTGGTCCATTGACAACAAGACTAGTCGACAACATTGCAAAGCCTAAATCCG TTGACACAGAAACTTCGAAACCTCCTAATGAGGTTGCAGCGATAGCTGAGACCACAACAACCATTGCCATGCCCAAG GATCATAGTTCAACTACCTCATCTCCATGTGACATTCATAGCCAAGCAATGACTTATGCAAGATTGGCCGACTCTTCGTCCTTGGGTGTTAAATCTATGGATGAAGTTCTGAATGAGTTAACTGATGAGTCTGGGCAGTTCACTGTGCTTCCCATATCAGCTGAAAGTGCTGGATTGTTGCCAAAGCCGAAAG AGCGTGACAACTTCAAGGGATCTGACCTATTGTTGGAGGCTGTACTTGAGGAGGATGTAGCACACAATGCCAAGGAGTTTCTTGCACAGGCTCAAAAGCAGATGAAAAATGAATGA